In a single window of the Orbaceae bacterium lpD04 genome:
- a CDS encoding NAD(P)H-dependent oxidoreductase, with amino-acid sequence MNILCLKSSILNNFSTSNLLIDELINHIKTKNNTISIVERDLGNHPPAHITLDVITAIRTQDTSKLTDEQKNIYNEILTSIEQLKSADLVIIGSPMHNLSISSGLKTWIDQICQAGLTFSYTEQGPKGLVNNKPVIIVSSRGGIYSTPPLDAIDHQEPYLKAVLGLIGLTDIKYIRAEGINISEELKNKAIEQAKQEISLL; translated from the coding sequence ATGAATATTCTTTGTCTAAAATCAAGCATTCTCAATAATTTTTCTACTTCAAATTTATTAATTGATGAATTGATTAATCATATTAAAACTAAAAATAACACAATTTCAATTGTAGAAAGAGATCTAGGTAATCATCCCCCTGCCCACATAACACTAGATGTAATAACTGCTATAAGAACTCAAGATACATCAAAACTAACCGATGAACAGAAAAATATCTATAATGAAATTTTAACTTCAATTGAGCAGCTAAAATCAGCCGATCTTGTGATTATCGGTTCGCCTATGCATAATTTAAGTATTAGCAGCGGATTAAAAACATGGATTGATCAGATTTGCCAAGCGGGCCTAACATTTAGTTACACAGAACAAGGGCCAAAAGGTTTAGTTAACAATAAACCCGTCATTATTGTTTCTAGCCGTGGCGGTATATATAGCACTCCCCCACTTGATGCTATAGATCATCAAGAACCTTATCTTAAAGCTGTATTAGGCCTGATTGGGCTTACTGATATAAAATATATCCGTGCTGAAGGAATTAATATTAGTGAAGAACTAAAAAATAAAGCTATCGAACAAGCTAAGCAGGAAATTTCATTATTATAG